In Zingiber officinale cultivar Zhangliang chromosome 11B, Zo_v1.1, whole genome shotgun sequence, a single window of DNA contains:
- the LOC122035005 gene encoding protein LURP-one-related 10-like — protein MAEYGQTARHVAPAELVAARQFTVPYAVNLTLTRTGGLFSSDLYKVKDTNGDVVFKVKGVFFSSRRLLLDAAGTPLLTMKPKGFSRWRVFRGESSSPDDLLFSLRKSKTFRRKDNFDVFLATNTDEAAPCDFKIIGQSKECTICIGETDEIIAQMHRKTAFFARDELEITVNPNEDFAFIVSLIVIQETEANRRHDDLHHQHHLHHQQHLHLHHQQHHHHVLHHHHHHHG, from the exons ATGGCGGAATATGGGCAGACCGCGAGACATGTTGCGCCTGCCGAGCTGGTGGCCGCCCGGCAGTTCACCGTCCCGTACGCCGTCAATTTAACGCTCACCAGAACTGGCGGTTTGTTCTCGAGCGACCTTTACAAGGTCAAGGACACCAACGGCGACGTGGTGTTCAAGGTGAAGGGTGTGTTCTTCAGcagccgccgcctcctcctcgaCGCCGCCGGCACCCCTCTCCTCACCATGAAACCGAAG GGATTTAGCAGATGGAGAGTATTCAGAGGAGAGAGCAGCAGCCCAGACGATTTGCTGTTCAGCCTGCGAAAGTCCAAGACATTCCGGCGGAAGGACAACTTTGATGTGTTCTTGGCCACCAACACCGACGAAGCTGCCCCCTGTGACTTTAAGATAATTGGACAAAGCAAGGAATGCACCATTTGTATTGGCGAAACTGATGAAATCATAGCCCAA ATGCATCGCAAGACTGCATTTTTTGCAAGGGACGAACTAGAAATAACTGTCAATCCCAACGAAGATTTCGCCTTCATTGTATCGTTGATAGTCATTCAAGAGACGGAGGCAAATCGTCGTCATGATGATCTTCATCATCAGCATCATCTTCATCATCAGCAGCATCTTCATCTCCATCATCAGCAACATCATCATCATGTtctccatcatcatcatcatcatcatggttAA
- the LOC122035085 gene encoding protein LURP-one-related 15-like, translating to MTEYGQTARHVAPAELVVARQFTVPYAINLTLTSTGGLFTPNDLYKVKDTNGDVVFMVKGVFFSNRRLLLDTAGNPLLTMKPKAFSWHGTWRVFRGESTSPNDLLFSVRKPKVFQWKDNFDVVLATNTDEASPGDFKIISRSKKCTICIGQTDEIMAQMHRETAFFARDKLEITVNPNEDFAFIVSLIVILEEIKASRRRQQQQHHHHHG from the exons ATGACGGAATATGGGCAGACGGCGAGACATGTTGCGCCTGCCGAGCTGGTGGTCGCCCGGCAGTTCACCGTTCCTTACGCCATCAATTTAACGCTCACGAGCACTGGCGGTTTGTTCACCCCGAACGATCTTTACAAGGTCAAGGACACCAACGGCGACGTGGTGTTCATGGTGAAGGGCGTCTTCTTCAGCAACCGCCGCCTTCTCCTCGACACCGCCGGCAACCCTCTCCTCACTATGAAACCGAAG GCATTTAGCTGGCACGGAACATGGAGAGTATTCAGAGGAGAGAGCACCAGCCCGAACGACTTGCTGTTCAGCGTGCGAAAGCCCAAGGTATTCCAGTGGAAGGACAACTTTGATGTGGTCTTGGCCACCAACACGGACGAAGCTTCCCCAGGTGACTTTAAGATAATTTCACGAAGCAAGAAATGCACCATTTGTATTGGCCAAACTGATGAAATCATGGCCCAA ATGCATCGGGAGACTGCATTTTTTGCAAGGGACAAACTTGAAATAACAGTGAACCCGAACGAGGATTTCGCCTTCATTGTGTCGTTGATAGTCATTCTAGAAGAGATCAAGGCAAGTCGTCGTCGTCAGCAGCagcaacatcatcatcatcatggttAA